Genomic window (Ananas comosus cultivar F153 linkage group 16, ASM154086v1, whole genome shotgun sequence):
ATAGCATACATGAGACCACTGATCAGTTTCGAGTATTTTAATTGATCCACACTGGTCCCTTCATTAGGACTCAGTCTTTTATTATAATCACATGGTGTCTCACTCGATTTACAATCACTGTATCCTCAGGTAGAAAGTAGCTGCTCAATATAATGAGTCTGCCTAAGGGAGATGACTCGCCTTTCAAATCTTACTTTCATACCAAGAATAGTATTAGCAATACCAAAATTTTTCATGTCAAATTCTTTAGCTAAAGTAGCTTTCGCGTCACTCACtacaaaatgactattttatttGACATAGAACGATGGTAAAGGCATTTATCTGAATAGCTAGACTGAAAGCCATAACTCTTTACCACTTTGTCAAATTTAAGATGCCACATCTTAGGTGCTTGTTTAAGACCGTACAAAGATTTATTCAATTTACAAACTTTGTCCTCAAGACCTTTCATGACATATCCTTCCGGTTGTTCCATGTAGATTTCTTCATTTAACTCTCTATTTAGGAAAGCTGTCTTTACATCCATTTAATGCACTACAAAGTGTTAAATAAATGCAAAAGCAAGAAGAATTCTTATAGTTGATAGATGACACACAAGTGAATAGACATCAAAATAGTCTATTCCACTCTGCTGTTTATAGCCTTTAGCTACTAAACGTGCTTTGTATTTGGCCATTGGTCCATCACTATTCAGTTTCTTTTTCAATACCTACTTACAGCCTATAGCCTTAGCCCCTTTTGGCAAATTGACTAGCTGCCAAGTGTGGTTCTGCAACAGAGAGCTCATTTCATCATCTATGGCTTTTGCCCACAGTAGAGATTCTCTAGATCTCATTGCTTCTTGATAAGAAAATGGATCATCCTCTAGATGATAAGTAACAAAGTTCTCACCAAAACTTTTGGGAACTCTCTCTCTTGTAGATACTCTACCTAGAACTGATTCAACAGCCAGCTGTGTGGGATTAGTGTCAGAAGGGCCTGCTTCAGATTCTACAGGAGATTCCGAAATCATATCTATAGATCTAGAAACATTCAAGCCATGATCTTTGAGAAACTTATTCTCGAAGAATTCTGCATCTCTAGATTCTATCACTGTGTTAGTAGATAGATCTAAAAACCTATCTGCAGCACTATCTTCTGCACTACCTAGATATACACAGGTAATGGTTCTAGGTCCCACCTTAGGTCTCTTTGGATATTGTATTCTTACATAAGCAACACAGCCCCAGGTCCTAAGAGTATCATATCTACAAAGACGCTTATGCCATATCTCATAAGGTGTCATAGACAACTTAGAGTGTGGCAACCTGTTCAGGATGTGATTAGCAGTCAGAACTGCTTCTCCCCAATAGGAGGAAGGCATGCCAACTGTAAGTAACATAgaatttaatatttcagttaACGTTCTATTCTTACGCTCGGCAACACCATTTGATTGGGGTGAGTAAGGAGCAGTGGTTTCAAGTATTATACCCTCTGAAGCACAAAATTTCTTGAACCCTGTCATTGTATATTCTCCTCCTCTATCACTCCTAAacctcttaatttttaaattgagttaattttttactttaaacttgaaaatcttaaacttttcaaaagtcTCATCTTTCGATTTCAACAAATAGATATGACAATATCTAAAAAAATCGTCTATGAATGTTATCAGATACTTCCGACCACCTCTAGCGACGTAATTTCTAAAATCACAAAGGTCAAAATATATTAGCTCAAGAagttgtgtgcttttagaaatCGACTTAAAAGGTTTTCTAATGATCTTAGCTTGTGCACACACTTCACATTTGTCAAATCAAATAGAAGTATCCAATGGAATGTTGTGAGTTTTAGCTAGATGTTGCATTTTCCTGTAGTTCACATGTCCAAATCTATTGTGCAACAACTTTGGATCAATCAGAGTAGAACTCACATGGTTTATGTTATCAGTATCTAAAGTCAACCTATACATACCATTAACCATGAATGCACAACCGAAATAACATGAGTTAACAGATAAGGTTACTCTACCATTCATAGCTGAAAAGGACATACTAGCTTTATCAAGTAAGCTCATAGatatcaaattctttttaagTAAATGTACTACTCTAACATATTTCAGAGTTAGTAATTTACCTGAAAAAAGCACCAAATTTGCAGTTCCAGCATGAGTCACTTTTGCCTCACCACCATTGCAATTTTTCACGGTGTCTTTCACTTCTGTGACCTCTGTGAGTAGGTTCTTGTCATTTGCAGCATGACAAGTAGCGCCACTATCCAATCACCACTCAGAAGAAATACTAGCCTTTCCAATTTTTATCATTCCAATAAAGGCTTGAGGCTCAAATTCATTAATTAGCATATTAATAGCCTCACTTTGTGGTGTGTTATTCTTTGGCTTCTTTGATAGTTTACACTCTACTGCCCAGTGACCACACTTTCCACAGTTATGGtactttccttttttcttccttttgtaGATAGTCTTTTTGGCCTCTAACTGTGAAGAAGATTCACCTTTTGGTGACTTCGACCTTTTCTGAGGTTTATTGAAGTGTGAAACTAAGTTGGCAACTGACTTTTGTTGTCCTACTTGTTCTAAACTCTTTCTAGTGCTGTTTTGATCTTCAATGTGAATATATCTCTTTAATTCATCCAGTCCCATCTGTTCTTTCAGTATGTGCATTTCAGTCTTGAAAGAATTCTATTCAGCAGGTAGCTTAAGCAATACAAGACCGACAAAGAGATTATCGGACATATCAGATTTATCATCTTTCAGCTTATTCCTCATGTTCTCAAGTTCAATTAATTGAGAGGTGATGCTTGAATTCATATTGAACTTAAAGTCAAAGAATTTTTCTGCGAGAAGAGTTTTAGAGGGCCCCTCTTGGTTTTGGAACGGAGCGTTCAAGTGATCCCATATCTCTTTCGCTGTCTTATACTCACTATAAGTCATAGCTAGACGAGGATTTAGAGAGTTCAACAAGTAATCTCTATAAAACTCTTCATCCTTGTTCCATTATTCATCCACATCTTCAATGGTAGATGCAAAATCACTCAAAACAGTATAGAATATTTCATGTTCTTTCATGCCAAATTGAACATGTAATTTCCAACCATGAAATTCAGTGACATCAAATGAGTGCGGCTTTGTAATATCATAAGAACTACGCTTTGCCATTTAATCAGAGCAAAGTGTTAGAAAGAGTGCACCTTGTAGTCCGCAGAGCTCACAAAGTCGAATAAAGCCCCTGATCTGAATCAAACTACTTTGTAGAGGTGGAATTTGCCAAAAACAGACCCAAAAATGGATCCGTAGTGCCCAAAAACCTTAAGATGAACTGCCCTCGTCGTCGAAAATTGCTGAAAATTTTCGATTGTCGTAACTCCATCGTCTGACCTCCGTTCGAGACGAGTGACTCAAAACGTTCGTATCGACGAGTAGAATAGAACCCAAGTGGTTTCACCCTTTGAAATTGGCtataatttttgggtttttaaatcaaagattttGGTCGCCTGAATTTCAACTCAGATCCCGGCCAATCCGACCGTCGAAATCGAAAGTAAATTATACTTGTGAGTTCGTCTTGACGAGATATTCAAATAGACACCTTACTCGCTCAAATCCGACATACGATCGTAATACTTCAAGATTGTTGGAGGTTATGGGTTTAGAGAATAGATGGTGTTTTTGGGTGCTTGAAGTATTACAACAAGAGATATCAAGTTTGGAATGTTCAACAGTGTTATCTCTCCAGCTTAGGGAAACCCTAGGGttaataagctattgggctcctACGCTTTCAACTATTGGACTTGtatgtgaacatattatttggattatataACAATATATCCAACATCTAATACTATCCATATCTATTATTctatatgaatcctcaataACTTTACCACGTGGCAGTCTATCTTTCACCCACATTTGTTTTTCTTCTGAACCAAACCGTCTATCTGAACCGATCTAATCCTTTTTCGAACCACCGCTAAACCGAACCGCCGCTCTCTGTTCTACATGGTTTTCGTACGATTCTCTGAACCGAACCATGCGTCTGAACCGGCCCGCTCTCTTCTCTCCGTATTTTTCATATGGAGCGTTTTCTCTCCTTTCTTAGCGGCGCggtctctctcccctctccgcTGCACGCTCCGTCTTCCTTCTTCGTTTCGTACGATACGTCGTTCTCTCTCCCCACTCTGCTGCATCATCCCTCTGCCCTTTCCGTTTCATACGGCGCCTCCTTCGCTTCTCGCCCGAGCGCAATAAATGTTATCGTCTTATCTCGCCGTGGCCGCTGGAGACGTTGGCTGGCTGTTGGCAATGGTGTTGATATtggatctctttttttttttttttagctttcatTTTTACCATCCAGACcttctttaaattttatttttcaccatCGCTTCTCTAAATGAATATAATGCTCTAAAATTTTGGATTTCCTATTGTCTGATTGGTTCAATCTTTGAAATTGTAATTGcgcttttttttcctcttttgtttTGTTCCTATTTTCTTCATATTTTGGTTAGATCTGGGACTAGAAATAAGTAAATAGGGTTAGTTCacatttttgattctttaggtATCCGTTTCTTATGATCAGGTTACAGGTGCTTTGAGGATTTGAGTAGGTGCTCAATATGGCGGAGGAGAACACATCACAGATGAAAGAGGAGGTGCCAGAGGTGAATGGTTTTTCCTtactatttgattattttgttcaGTTCTTAAAGTAATTTGCTAAAGTACTACTTTGTCTGTGCTTTGGGAAAAAGCTAAATTTCTGCAGATAGGGTTAGTTTCAatgttttaactttttttagtGTTAGCTTCTTAAGGCTTATATTTATGCTACTTTTGATGGTGGTTTAGGTAGtcatatttgatttatttggtGCTGATGATTGTGCAGCTTGCACCTTTCGACCCtacgaagaaaaagaagaagaagaagaacgtgGTGATTCAGGACCCTGCAGATGAGGTGGATAAGTTGGCTGAGAAGACTAAGAATTTAACAGGTTTAACCTTTTTTCTAATAAATGCTAACCATTTAGGTGCTTTACTTTCTCAGCTCTTTTAACCTGTAGTTATAATAGATTTATGGGAATTGTTTAATTTTGAGCATGACATGCCTGTTTTGTGCAGTTGCTGAGTCTGGTGAGCCAAGCTTTGCtgggatgaaaaagaaaaagaagaaaccaGTAAGTTTGAGCTCCTACTATTTGACATTAAGCAATTCTGCTTTTTTGCTTATTAATTCGATTTTGATAATTTGATCTTGAAACAGTGATGATAATTTAATCATTTCTTTTCACTATAGGTGGAAACTGATTTCCTTATTAATGATGAGAATGGGAAACTAGAGAGGATGTTGCTGGTAAGCAGTGCCTGTCATGCATGAAATATGTAGTTTGTAGTTTGTACTTTGTaaaggttttatatatatatatatatatatatactatatataatatatatatatatatatatatatatatatatatatatatatatatatagtgcgtctggtatgcttatggaagcacggagcgctccgtgcttccactttgttttcgatgttcggactttcgaatcgacgatcggctccgttagacttgatctagagtatttgaagtatctagaaaataaattttgcgatttttcgatatcatttgtctagtgatcgaagtggctcaaaatcaacgttgaaaataaaaatcttacaaaatatgatgatatgacattaaatttttaaatcaagttattgatcttgttttataggtaataaagaattttctatcaaaatttcatggcgatttggatatttctacacgcgttaaacttgcaaccgctcaccacggccattaaaattattgattttgagcctcttcgatcactaggcaaatgatatcgaaaaatcacaaaatttactttctaggtacttcaaatactctagatcaactctaacggagccgatcgtcgatctgaaagtccgaacatcgaaaacaaagtggaagcacggagggctccgtgcttccataagcataccagcctactatatatatatatatatatatatatatatatatatatatatatatatatattgagagctAGGCTCTTGCGCCTTCGAAAGCATGGAGACCtttgtacttgtaagtttttttcgatgataggacatccaatTCGATGATCGGTTCCATTAGGTATGATCTACAACTATCAGAAATATCTAGTATGGATTACCTTGGCTAGTAGCTTAACCTACAGGATAGTAGCTTTTTTGAATGTTCATGTTTCCAGAGGTACGAAAGCTTCCGCGTTCTCGGAtcgagagtatatatatattatcagatatatttaaaaccaaatttcataattttttaatttcatttgcctagtgaacaaatAGCATCAAAATgaacaattgaaaataaaaatctgataaaaaatagtaataaaagacttaaatttcaaatcgaaagtatgaTCTTGAtgttgaatagaattttctattaaagtttcatataatttggatttttctgcactgttgaacttacaaacctgccacatcgaccgttaaaatagtcatttttgagaccctttgatcacttggtaaataatgtcaaaaaattataaaatttggtttttaaat
Coding sequences:
- the LOC109722616 gene encoding eukaryotic translation initiation factor 2 subunit beta-like isoform X1 is translated as MAEENTSQMKEEVPELAPFDPTKKKKKKKNVVIQDPADEVDKLAEKTKNLTVAESGEPSFAGMKKKKKKPVETDFLINDENGKLERMLLVSSACHA
- the LOC109722616 gene encoding eukaryotic translation initiation factor 2 subunit beta-like isoform X2, whose protein sequence is MIVQLAPFDPTKKKKKKKNVVIQDPADEVDKLAEKTKNLTVAESGEPSFAGMKKKKKKPVETDFLINDENGKLERMLLVSSACHA